One window of the Xiphophorus couchianus chromosome 12, X_couchianus-1.0, whole genome shotgun sequence genome contains the following:
- the LOC114154584 gene encoding LIM domain transcription factor LMO4, with amino-acid sequence MVNSQASSVPPAPRSCAGCGGKIADRFLLFSMERYWHTRCLKCSCCQAQLGDIGTTCYSKGGMILCRSDYIKLFGACSACGQSIPANEMVMRAQGNVYHIKCFSCATCRNRLIPGDRFHYINGTIFCEHDRPGAALHNSHLAPLQSSSVLTDQKVC; translated from the exons ATGGTGAACAGCCAAGCTTCAAGTGTCCCACCAGCTCCCAGGTCATGTGCCGGATGCGGGGGGAAAATCGCAGACCGCTTCCTGCTCTTCTCCATGGAGCGCTACTGGCACACACGCTGCCTTAAATGTTCCTGCTGCCAGGCCCAGCTGGGGGACATTGGCACCACCTGCTACAGCAAAGGGGGCATGATTCTGTGTCGCAGTGACTACATCAA GCTGTTTGGGGCGTGCAGCGCCTGTGGTCAATCCATTCCAGCAAACGAGATGGTGATGAGGGCACAGGGGAATGTTTACCACATCAAG TGTTTCAGCTGTGCCACCTGTAGAAACAGACTAATTCCTGGGGATCGCTTCCATTACATCAACGGTACAATCTTCTGCGAACATGACAGGCCCGGCGCTGCTTTGCACAACAGCCACCTGGCCCCACTTCAGAGCAGCTCGGTGCTGACGGACCAGAAG GTATGCTAA